A window of the Equus asinus isolate D_3611 breed Donkey chromosome 20, EquAss-T2T_v2, whole genome shotgun sequence genome harbors these coding sequences:
- the NUMA1 gene encoding nuclear mitotic apparatus protein 1 isoform X5 — MTLHATRAAALLSWVNSLRVADPVDAVPQLQDCSIFIKIVDSIHGTDEGQQILQQPVPERLDFVCSFLQKNRKHPSSPECLVSVQKVMEGSELELAKMTMLLLYHSTMSSKSPRDWDQFEYKIQAELAIILKFVLDHEDGLNLNEDLEKFLQKASVPSTCSSTISEELSPPSHQAKREVRFLELQKVASSSGNNFLSGSPASPMGDILQTPQFQMRRLKKQLADERNNRDELEMELAENRKLLTEKDAQIAMMQQRIDRLALLNEKQAASPLESRELEELRGKNESLTMRLHETLKQCQDLKTEKSQMDRKINQLSEENGDLSFKLREFASHLQQLQGALNELTEEHSRATQEWVEKQAHLEKELSTALQDKKCLEEKNEILQGKLSQLEEHLARLRENPPREKGEVLGDVLQLETLKQEAATLAANNTQLQARVEALETERGQREAKLLAERGHFEEEKQQLAGLIAELQGSLSSLSQAKEELEQASQAQGAQLSAQVATLTSELTTLNSTLQQQDQELADLKQQAKKEQAQLAQTLQQQEQASQGLRHQVEQLSSSLKQKEQQLEEATKEWEATRRDHAQQLATAAEEQEVSLRERDSALQQLEALEKEKATKLEVLQQQLQAASEARDSAQTSVTQAQREKAELSQKVEELHARVEAAHQEQCETQAQVAELKAQLRSEQQKATERERVAQEKGQLQEQVQALEESLKITKGSLEEEKRKATDTLEEQQRCISELEAEIRSLVEQHKQERKELDEEKAGRKGLEARLQQLGEAHQAEMEALRRELAEAIASQREAESECEQLAKEVATWRERYEDSQQEEAQYGAMFQEQLMTLKEECEKARQELQEAKEKVAGIEAHSELQIGRQQSELAQLHANLARALQQVQEKEVRAQKLADDLSTLQEKMAATSKEVARLEALVRKAGEQQETASSELLKEPPRAGDRESEWLEEQQGRPFCSTQAALQAMEREAEQMGSELERLRAALMESQGQQQEERGQQEREVARLTQERGRAQADLALEKAAKAELEMRLQNALNEQRVEFASLQEALAHALMEKEGRDQELAKLRGQEATQRTELRELQQTVERLKKQLAKKEEECQQSLGTTSGEDVSGSGAQSKAAGKTERKGPELGDLQAEVSKLKQQCREHQEKASSLERSLESERTSRAEQAGALETLRVQLEEKAQELGHSQDTLASAQRELATLRTKAQDHSKAEDEWKAQVARGEQEAERKNSLISSLEEEVSILNRQVLEKEGESKELKRLVIAESEKSQKLEERLRLLQAETASNSARAAERSSALREEVQTLREEAEKQRVASESLRQELASQAERAEELGQELKAWQEKFFQKEQALSALQLEHTSTQALVSELLPAKHLCQQLQAEQAAAEKRHREELEQSKQAAGGLRAELMRAQRELGELVPLRQKVAEQERAAQQLRAEKASYAEQLSMLKKAHGLLAEENRGLGERASLGRQFLEVELDQAREKYGQELAAVRADAETRLAEMQREAQSTARELEVVTAKYEGAKVKVLEERQRFQEERQKLSAQVEQLEVFQREQTKQVEELSKKLADHDQASKAQQQKLKAQGGESQQEAQRLQAQLNELQAQLSQKEQAAEHYKLQMEKAKTHYDAKKQQNQELQEQLRGLEQLQKENKELRAEAERLSRELQQAGLKTKEAEQTCRHLTAQVRSLEAQVAHADQQLRDLGKFQVSTDALKSREPQAKPQLDLSIDSLDLSCEEGTPLTITSKLPRTQPDGTSIPGEPASPISQRLPPKKLDMEEPDSANSSFYSTQSAPASQAGPRATSSTQSLARLGSPDDGNSALLSLPGYRPTTRSSARRSQAGVSSGAPPAPLALPSTGRNSFYMGTCQDEPEQLDDWNRIAELQQRNRVCPPHLKTCYPLESRPSLSLATITDEEMKTGDPRETLRRASMQPTQIAEGAGITTRQQRKRVSTEPHQGPGTPESKKATSCFPRPLTPRDRHEGRKQSTTEKKAAPAVVKQADRRQSMAFSILNTPKKLGNSLLRRGTSKKAPSKASPTTRSGTRRSPRIATTTASAATAAAMAAATATPRAKGKAKH; from the exons GTGAACAGTCTGCGGGTGGCTGACCCCGTGGATGCTGTGCCGCAGCTGCAGGACTGCAGCATCTTCATCAAGATCGTTGACAGCAT CCACGGCACTGACGAGGGGCAGCAAATCCTGCAGCAGCCGGTGCCAGAGAGACTGGACTTTGTGTGCAGTTTTCTGCAGA AAAACCGAAAACATCCCTCTTCTCCAGAATGTTTGGTGTCAGTGCAGAAGGTCATGGAGGGGTCAGAGCTGGAACTGGCCAAG ATGACCATGCTGCTCTTATACCACTCCACCATGAGCTCCAAAAGTCCCAGGGACTGGGACCAATTTGAATATAAGATTCAG GCTGAGTTAGCCATCATTCTCAAATTTGTGCTGGACCATGAGGATGGGCTAAACCTGAATGAGGACCTAGAAAAATTCTTACAGAAAG CTTCTGTCCCTTCCACCTGTTCCAGCACCATCTCTGAAGAGCTCTCCCCACCCAGCCACCAGGCCAAGAGGGAGGTTCGCTTCCTAGAGCTGCAGAAGGTTGCCTCTTCCAGTGGGAACAA CTTCCTCTCAGGTTCTCCAGCCTCCCCTATGGGCGACATCCTGCAGACCCCACAATTCCAGATGAGACGGCTGAAGAAGCAGCTTGCAGATGAGAGAAATAATAGAGATGAGCTGGAGATGGAGTTGGCTGAGAACCGCAAGCTCCTCACTGAGAAGG ATGCACAGATCGCCATGATGCAGCAGCGCATTGACCGCCTGGCTCTACTGAATGAGAAGCAGGCGGCCAGCCCACTGGAGTCCAGGGAGCTTGAGGAGCTCCGAGGCAAAAATGAGAG CCTCACCATGCGGCTCCATGAAACCCTGAAGCAGTGCCAGGACCTGAAGACAGAGAAGAGCCAGATGGATCGCAAAATTAACCAGCTTTCTGAGGAGAATGGGGACCTTTCCTTTAAG CTGCGGGAGTTTGCCAGTCACCTACAGCAACTACAGGGTGCCCTCAACGAACTGACAGAGGAGCACAGCAGGGCCACTCAGGAGTGGGTGGAGAAGCAGGCCCATCTCGAAAAGGAGCTCAGCACAGCCCTGCAGGACAAG AAATGCCTTGAAGAGAAGAATGAAATCCTTCAGGGAAAACTTTCACAGCTGGAAGAACATTTGGCCCGGCTGCGGGAGAACCCACCCCGGGAGAAGGGCGAGGTGCTGGGTGATGTCTTGCAG CTGGAAACCCTGAAGCAAGAAGCAGCCACTCTTGCTGCAAACAACACCCAGCTCCAAGCCAGGGTGGAGGCACTGGAGACGGAGCGGGGCCAGCGGGAAGCCAAGCTGCTTGCTGAGCGGGGCCActttgaagaagaaaagcagcagcttGCTGGCCTGATTGCCGAGCTGCAGGGCTCCCTGTCCAGCCTTAGCCAGGCCAAGGAAGAACTGGAGCAGGCCTCCCAGGCTCAGGGGGCTCAGTTGTCTGCTCAGGTGGCCACGTTGACCTCTGAGCTCACCACCCTTAATTCCACCCTCCAGCAGCAGGATCAAGAACTGGCTGACCTGAAGCAGCAGGCCAAAAAGGAGCAGGCCCAACTAGCACAGACCCTCCAGCAGCAAGAACAGGCCTCCCAGGGCCTGCGCCACCAGGTGGAGCAGCTGAGCAGCAGCCTAAAGCAGAAGGAGCAGCAGTTGGAGGAAGCCACCAAGGAGTGGGAGGCAACCAGGCGTGACCATGCCCAGCAACTGGCCACTGCTGCTGAGGAGCAGGAGGTCTCCTTAAGGGAGAGGGACTCGGCCCTCCAGCAGCTAGAGGCATTGGAGAAAGAGAAGGCTACCAAGCTAGAGGTCCTGCAACAGCAACTTCAGGCTGCCAGTGAAGCCCGGGACAGTGCCCAGACCTCAGTGACACAGGCCCAGCGGGAGAAGGCAGAGCTGAGCCAAAAGGTTGAGGAACTCCATGCCCGTGTTGAGGCAGCCCACCAGGAGCAGTGTGAAACCCAGGCCCAGGTGGCAGAGCTAAAGGCCCAGCTGAGGTCTGAACAGCAAAAAGCAACCGAGAGAGAAAGGGTGGCCCAGGAGAAGGGCCAGCTCCAGGAGCAGGTCCAGGCCCTTGAGGAGTCCTTGAAGATCACCAAAGGCAGCCTTGAAGAGGAGAAGCGCAAGGCCACAGACACCCTGGAAGAGCAGCAGCGTTGTATCTCTGAGCTTGAGGCAGAGATCCGGAGCCTGGTGGAGCAGCATAAGCAGGAACGGAAGGAGCTGGACGAAGAGAAGGCTGGGCGCAAGGGGCTGGAGGCCCGATTACAGCAGCTTGGGGAGGCCCATCAGGCCGAGATGGAAGCCTTGCGGCGAGAGCTGGCAGAGGCCATAGCCTCCCAACGTGAGGCTGAGAGTGAGTGTGAGCAGCTTGCCAAGGAGGTGGCCACCTGGCGTGAGCGGTATGAGGATAGCCAGCAAGAGGAAGCACAGTATGGTGCCATGTTCCAGGAACAGCTGATGACCCTGAAGGAGGAATGTGAGAAGGCCCGCCAAGAACTGCAGGAGGCAAAGGAGAAGGTGGCAGGGATAGAGGCCCACAGCGAGCTCCAGATAGGCCGGCAGCAGAGTGAGCTAGCACAACTCCATGCCAACCTGGCCAGAGCCCTCCAGCAGGTCCAGGAGAAGGAGGTCAGGGCCCAGAAGCTTGCAGATGACCTTTCCACTCTGCAGGAGAAGATGGCTGCCACCAGCAAGGAGGTGGCCCGCCTGGAGGCCTTGGTGCGCAAGGCAGGTGAGCAGCAGGAAACAGCCTCCAGTGAGCTACTCAAGGAACCCCCGAGGGCAGGAGACAGAGAGTCAGAGTGGCTGGAAGAGCAGCAAGGACGCCCGTTCTGTAGCACGCAGGCTGCGCTGCAGGCCATGGAGCGTGAGGCAGAGCAAATGGGCAGTGAGCTGGAGAGGCTGCGGGCTGCGCTGATGGAGAGCCAGGGACAGCAGCAGGAGGAGCGTgggcagcaggagagggaggtggCGCGGCTGACCCAGGAGCGGGGCCGGGCCCAAGCCGATCTTGCCCTGGAGAAGGCAGCCAAGGCAGAGCTTGAGATGCGGCTGCAGAATGCCCTCAATGAGCAGCGTGTGGAATTTGCTAGCCTACAAGAGGCACTGGCCCATGCCCTGatggaaaaggaagggagagaccAGGAGTTGGCCAAGCTTCGTGGGCAGGAGGCAACCCAGAGAACAGAGCTGAGGGAGCTTCAGCAAACTGTGGAGCGACTGAAGAAACAGCTggccaagaaagaggaggagtgcCAACAGTCTCTAGGGACGACCAGTGGAGAAGATGTTTCTGGGTCAGGGGCCCAGTCTAAGGCTGCTGGAAAGACTGAGCGGAAAGGCCCTGAGCTGGGGGATCTACAGGCAGAGGTGAGCAAGCTGAAGCAGCAGTGCCGGGAGCATCAGGAGAAGGCCTCCAGCCTGGAGCGCAGCCTAGAGTCTGAGCGCACCTCCCGCGCTGAGCAGGCCGGTGCTTTGGAGACTTTGCGGGTCCAGTTGGAGGAGAAGGCCCAGGAGCTGGGGCACAGTCAGGACACCTTAGCTTCAGCCCAAAGGGAGCTGGCCACCCTCCGCACCAAGGCCCAAGACCATAGCAAAGCTGAGGATGAGTGGAAGGCCCAGGTGGCCCGGGGTGAGCAGGAGGCTGAGAGAAAGAACAGTCTCATCAGCAGCTTGGAGGAGGAGGTGTCCATCCTGAATCGCCAGGTCCTAGAGAAGGAGGGCGAGAGCAAGGAGTTGAAGCGGCTGGTTATAGCTGAGTCAGAGAAgagccagaagctggaagagaggctgcgccTGCTCCAGGCAGAGACAGCCAGCAACAGTGCCAGAGCTGCGGAACGCAGTTCTGCTCTGCGGGAGGAGGTCCAGACCCTCcgggaagaggcagagaaacagCGGGTAGCTTCAGAGAGCCTGCGGCAGGAGCTGGCCTCGCAGGCAGAGCGAGCGGAGGAGCTGGGCCAAGAATTGAAGGCATGGCAGGAGAAGTTCTTCCAGAAGGAGCAGGCCCTCTCTGCCCTGCAGCTCGAGCACACCAGCACACAGGCCCTGGTGAGTGAGTTGCTGCCTGCTAAGCACCTGTGCCAGCAGCTGCAGGCTGAGCAGGCAGCTGCTGAGAAACGCCATCGTGAGGAGCTGGAGCAAAGCAAGCAGGCAGCGGGAGGGCTGCGGGCAGAGCTGATGCGGGCCCAGCGGGAGCTGGGGGAGCTGGTGCCCCTGCGGCAGAAGGTAGCAGAGCAAGAGCGAGCAGCCCAGCAGCTACGTGCAGAGAAGGCCAGCTACGCAGAGCAGCTGAGCATGCTGAAGAAGGCTCATGGCCTGCTGGCAGAGGAGAACCGGGGGCTGGGTGAGAGAGCCAGCCTCGGCCGGCAGTTTCTGGAAGTGGAGCTGGACCAGGCCCGGGAGAAGTATGGCCAAGAACTGGCAGCTGTGCGTGCTGACGCTGAGACCCGTCTGGCTGAGATGCAGCGGGAAGCACAGAGCACTGCTCGGGAGCTGGAGGTGGTGACTGCCAAGTATGAGGGTGCCAAGGTCAAGGTCCTGGAGGAGAGGCAGCGGTTCCAGGAAGAGAGGCAGAAACTCAGTGCCCAG GTGGAGCAGCTAGAGGTATTTCAGAGAGAGCAAACTAAGCAG gtgGAAGAACTGAGTAAGAAGCTAGCTGACCACGACCAGGCCAGCAAGGCGCAGCAGCAGAAGCTGAAG gcccagggaggtgagagCCAGCAAGAGGCCCAACGCCTCCAGGCCCAGCTGAATGAGCTGCAGGCCCAGTTGAGCCAGAAGGAGCAGGCAGCTGAGCACTACAAGCTGCAG atggagaaagccaagaCCCATTATGATGCCAAGAAGCAGCAGAACCAAGAGCTTCAGGAGCAGCTGCGGGGCCTGGAGCAGCTgcagaaggaaaacaaggagCTGCGGGCTGAAGCCGAACGGCTGAGCCGTGAGCTGCAGCAGGCCGGGCTGAAGACCAAGGAGGCTGAACAGACCTGCCGCCATCTTACTGCCCAGGTGCGCAGCCTGGAAGCACAG GTTGCCCACGCAGACCAGCAGCTTCGGGACCTAGGCAAGTTCCAGGTGTCGACTGACGCCTTAAAGAGCCGGGAGCCCCAGGCTAAGCCTCAACTGGACTTGAGTATTGACAGCCTGGATCTGAGCTGTGAGGAGGGGACCCCGCTCACTATTACCAG CAAGCTGCCTCGTACCCAGCCAGACGGTACCAGCATCCCTGGAGAGCCAGCCTCGCCCATCTCCCAGCGCCTACCCCCCAAG AAGCTAGACATGGAGGAGCCAGACAGCGCCAACTCATCCTTCTATAGCACACAGTCTGCCCCTGCTTCTCAGGCTGGCCCACGAGCCACCTCTTCTACCCAGTCTCTAGCCCGCCTGGGCTCTCCGGACGATGGCAACTCAGCTCTGCTCAGCCTGCCTGGCTACCGGCCCACCACTCGCAGTTCTGCTCGTCGCTCCCAGGCTGGAGTGTCCAGTGGGGCCCCTCCAG CCCCACTTGCTCTGCCCTCCACAGGAAGGAACAGCTTCTACATGGGCACTTGCCAGGATGAGCCCGAGCAGCTGGACGACTGGAACCGAATTGCAGAGTTACAGCAGCGCAATCGAGTCTGCCCTCCGCACTTGAAGACCTGCTATCCCCTGGAGTCCAGG CCTTCCCTGAGCTTGGCTACCATCACAGATGAGGAGATGAAAACTGGTGACCCTCGGGAGACCCTGCGCCGAGCCAGCATGCAGCCAACCCAGATAGCTGAGGGCGCTGGCATCACCACCCGGCAGCAACGCAAACGAGTCTCAACAGAGCCGCACCAGGGCCCTGGCACCCCCGAG TCTAAGAAGGCCACCAGCTGTTTCCCACGCCCCCTGACTCCCCGGGACCGACATGAAGGGCGCAAACAGAGCACTACAGAGAAGAAAGCAGCTCCAGCTGTTGTTAAACAG GCCGACCGCCGCCAGTCAATGGCCTTCAGCATCCTCAACACGCCCAAGAAGCTCGGGAATAGCCTTCTGCGGAGGGGAACCTCAAAGAAAGCCCCATCCAAGGCCTCCCCGACCACCCGCAGTGGAACCCGCCGCTCTCCTCGCATCGCCACCACCACAGCCAgcgctgccactgctgctgccatgGCTGCCGCCACTGCCACCCCTCGGGCCAAGGGCAAG gCAAAGCACTAA